A single region of the Drosophila takahashii strain IR98-3 E-12201 chromosome 2R, DtakHiC1v2, whole genome shotgun sequence genome encodes:
- the Golgin97 gene encoding golgin subfamily A member 1 yields the protein MFATLKNKIKEETGEDVVHSASQRYPSNNNNNYRLRSRRVSINSNSADDVGGGVFYNESEQLCQLRSQCNELTTKLSTVTQGLQQLQEEKTRVDKTNEILLESVRVAQTQKDMYCEEQEKIQNLQQVEIDKLKNLLSFREQEAVDRMGHMRQQSQQIESLSEELERLRPIESVAEDLRDELEQLRHSTQQEKNLLTTTLAAVQEENRHLKKRMKIVEESRLESLGKLNSEQQVQALIREHKLLEQHLEEAHLQLSDIKGSWSGQNLALETQVSRLSKQVAEETTEKRKALKSRDDAIESRKQVSFELEKARDEVKQRDDKVKLLEEEIDELSVALKECREENEQQILFERNKSQNLEAEVKDLKTRLTAADDRFTEYASNAEQVAQKLRTQATDRQEQLDETIMQLEIEREEKMTAILRNAEIAQSEDILRQQLRLERSEATDLQDRNNQLERDITEARQTLQQVSSTAQDNAQKLTEFEGVQLEIIEKNKTIKTLNQRLVDLKKTVQKEFRSAQISTDTESHPTTIPGHRISSSSPEAFTSGDKGNCIIMDEVNFQYLKHVIVKFLTSREVEARHLVRAVSTLLQLTSEEEKLLHDTLNWKMSWFGMKPT from the exons ATGTTTGCCACactgaaaaacaaaatcaaggaGGAAACTGGCGAGGATGTGGTCCACTCGGCCAGTCAGCGTTatcccagcaacaacaacaacaactaccgGCTACGTAGCCGCCGCGTGAGCATTAATTCCAACTCGGCTGATGATGTGGGCGGTGGCGTATTCTACAATGAg TCGGAACAACTGTGCCAGCTGCGGAGTCAATGCAACGAGCTCACCACCAAGCTGTCCACCGTCACCCAGGGattgcagcagctgcaggaggAGAAGACCCGCGTGGACAAGACCAACGAGATCCTGCTGGAGAGCGTGCGCGTGGCCCAGACGCAGAAGGACATGTACTGCGAGGAGCAGGAGAAGATCCAGAATCTGCAGCAGGTCGAGATTGACAAGCTGAAGAATCTGCTCAGCTTCCGGGAGCAGGAAGCGGTGGATCGCATGGGccacatgcgccagcagagcCAGCAAATCGAGTCCCTGAGCGAGGAGCTGGAGCGCCTGCGTCCCATCGAATCCGTGGCCGAGGATCTGCGTGACGAACTGGAGCAGTTGCGGCACTCCACGCAGCAGGAGAAGAACCTGCTGACCACCACACTGGCGGCGGTGCAGGAGGAGAACCGGCACCTGAAGAAGCGCATGAAGATCGTGGAGGAGTCGCGCCTGGAGTCACTGGGCAAGCTGAACTCGGAGCAGCAAGTGCAGGCCCTCATCCGGGAACACAAGCTGCTGGAGCAGCACCTGGAAGAGGCCCATCTGCAGCTGTCGGACATCAAGGGATCCTGGAGTGGCCAGAACCTGGCGCTCGAAACGCAAGTCAGTCGATTATCAAAGCAAGTGGCTGAGGAAACTACCGAGAAGCGAAAGGCCCTCAAATCCCGCGATGATGCCATCGAAAGCCGCAAGCAGGTCTCGTTCGAACTGGAGAAGGCCAGGGATGAAGTCAAGCAGCGGGACGATAAG GTCAAGCTGCTGGAGGAGGAAATCGACGAGCTGAGTGTGGCACTAAAAGAATGCCGGGAGGAGAACGAGCAGCAGATCCTCTTTGAGCGCAACAAATCT CAAAATCTGGAAGCAGAGGTAAAAGATCTCAAGACTCGTCTCACGGCGGCCGATGACAGGTTCACCGAGTACGCCTCGAATGCCGAGCAGGTGGCCCAAAAGCTGCGCACCCAAGCGACTGACAGGCAGGAGCAGCTGGACGAAACCATCATGCAGCTGGAAATCGAGCGAGAGGAGAAAATGACTGCAATACTTCGCAATGCGGAGATCGCCCAGAGCGAGGACATTTTACGGCAGCAGTTGCGCTTGGAGCGCAGCGAAGCCACCGATCTGCAGGACAGGAATAATCAACTGGAGAGGGATATAACTGAGGCACGACAAACGCTGCAACAGGTCAGCAGCACAGCCCAAGATAATGctcaaaagttgaccgaattCGAGGGAGTTCAGTTGGAAATAATCGAGAAAAATAAG ACAATAAAAACCTTGAATCAGCGATTGGTTGACCTGAAGAAAACAGTGCAAAAGGAATTCCGTAGTGCGCAGATATCCACGGATACCGAATCTCATCCGACAACGATCCCTGGCCACAGAATCTCAAGCTCATCGCCGGAGGCATTTACATCCGGCGACAAGGGCAATTGCATCATAATGGATGAGGTTAACTTTCAATATTTGAAACATGTCATCGTGAAGTTCTTGACCAGCCGCGAG GTGGAAGCACGTCATCTGGTCCGTGCCGTTTCCACTTTACTCCAACTGACATCGGAGGAGGAAAAGCTGCTGCATGACACTCTGAATTGGAAAATGAGCTGGTTCGGCATGAAACCAACTTAA